The Mucilaginibacter mallensis genome has a segment encoding these proteins:
- a CDS encoding O-acetylhomoserine aminocarboxypropyltransferase/cysteine synthase family protein, which translates to MSATNLKFETLQLHAGQEVDPTTGSRAVPLYQTTSYVFNNAQHGANLFALKEFGNIYTRIMNPTTDVFEKRIAALEGGVAALATASGQAAQFLALNNILQQGDNFVTSPFLYGGTYNQFKVAFKRLGIEARFAKDDHADSIESLIDKNTKAIFLETIGNPGFNIPDFEKIAAVAKNHDLPLIVDNTFGAAGYLFRPLEHGAHVVVESATKWIGGHGTTIGGVIVDGGNYNWGNGKYLQFTEPSEGYHGLVFADVFGVNGPFGNIQYIIRARVEGLRDFGSSQSPFNSWLLIQGLETLSLRVQRHVDNALDLAKWLEQHPQVAKVNYPGLASSPYHALAKKYLKNGFGAVLSFEVKGDKEQASKFIDSLKLVSHLANVGDAKTLIIQPSATTHQQLSDAEQLAAGVTPTSLRVAVGIEHIDDIKADFEQAFVKISEQAAELV; encoded by the coding sequence ATGTCAGCTACAAACTTAAAATTCGAAACACTGCAATTACATGCAGGCCAGGAAGTTGATCCTACAACCGGCTCACGCGCTGTGCCTCTTTATCAAACTACATCATACGTTTTTAACAATGCCCAGCATGGCGCAAATCTTTTCGCGCTAAAGGAATTCGGCAATATATATACCCGCATTATGAACCCTACTACCGATGTGTTTGAAAAACGCATCGCAGCATTAGAGGGTGGCGTAGCAGCGCTGGCAACAGCATCGGGTCAGGCAGCACAATTTCTGGCGCTTAATAATATCTTACAACAAGGGGATAATTTTGTGACCTCTCCTTTCCTGTACGGTGGTACTTACAATCAATTTAAGGTAGCCTTTAAACGCCTGGGCATCGAGGCTCGTTTTGCCAAAGATGATCATGCGGATAGCATCGAGTCATTGATCGATAAAAACACTAAAGCCATCTTTTTAGAAACCATAGGTAACCCGGGTTTTAATATCCCTGATTTTGAGAAGATCGCAGCTGTAGCTAAAAATCATGATCTGCCGTTAATAGTTGATAATACCTTCGGCGCAGCCGGATATTTATTCCGCCCGCTGGAACATGGCGCACATGTAGTTGTTGAATCAGCCACCAAATGGATTGGCGGGCACGGCACAACTATTGGCGGTGTTATTGTAGATGGCGGTAATTATAACTGGGGCAATGGCAAATACCTACAATTTACTGAGCCATCAGAAGGTTATCATGGATTAGTTTTCGCTGATGTATTTGGCGTTAACGGTCCGTTCGGCAATATACAATACATCATACGTGCACGTGTTGAAGGTTTGCGTGATTTTGGCTCATCACAATCGCCGTTTAATTCATGGTTATTAATACAAGGATTGGAAACATTATCCCTGCGTGTGCAACGCCATGTTGATAATGCGCTTGATCTGGCTAAATGGCTCGAACAGCATCCACAGGTAGCAAAAGTTAACTATCCGGGTTTAGCGTCATCGCCATACCATGCATTGGCCAAAAAGTATCTGAAAAACGGTTTTGGTGCGGTATTATCATTCGAGGTAAAAGGTGATAAGGAACAGGCCAGTAAGTTTATTGATAGCCTGAAACTGGTAAGTCATTTAGCAAATGTTGGCGATGCCAAAACATTAATTATACAACCATCTGCAACTACGCATCAGCAATTATCAGATGCTGAGCAGTTGGCAGCCGGTGTAACACCAACATCGCTACGTGTGGCTGTTGGAATTGAACACATTGATGACATAAAAGCTGATTTTGAACAGGCATTTGTAAAAATCAGTGAGCAGGCAGCAGAGTTAGTTTAA
- a CDS encoding trans-sulfuration enzyme family protein, whose amino-acid sequence MKIETIAIHAGNQKDETSGAVIQPIVMSTTFERAADGSYTSGYIYSRSANPNRTLLENVLAKLEHGVDAAAFSSGNAAGMAVFQSLKPGTHIILPDDMYHGLRNQLKALFVGILEFDFIDINNTEVLKQHIKPNTGLIWIETPSNPLLKLTDIKKVIRIAHKNGIKVACDNTFATPVFQQPLVLGADLVMHSSTKYFGGHSDLMGGVLITPVKDDWWVKIKQVQEMGGAIPSPMDCYYLARSIKTLPYRMAGHAKNAQLLAEYLQKHPKVEAVMYPGLPEHPQHDIAKEQMLGFGGMLSVCIKGGEVEARRVINSLELFTQATSLGGVESLIEHRASVEGPDTKTPFNLLRVSVGLEHIDDLITDMEQALSNY is encoded by the coding sequence ATGAAAATCGAGACCATCGCCATACATGCAGGCAATCAAAAAGATGAAACTTCGGGCGCTGTAATTCAGCCTATTGTTATGTCAACTACATTTGAACGTGCTGCGGATGGTTCGTATACCAGCGGCTATATATATAGCAGGTCGGCAAACCCGAACCGTACCCTGCTTGAAAATGTGTTGGCAAAACTGGAACATGGTGTTGATGCCGCCGCTTTTTCATCAGGCAATGCCGCTGGGATGGCTGTTTTTCAATCATTAAAACCGGGCACTCATATCATATTGCCTGATGATATGTACCACGGTTTGCGCAACCAGTTGAAAGCGCTTTTCGTTGGTATTTTGGAGTTTGATTTTATCGATATAAATAATACTGAAGTTTTAAAACAACATATTAAGCCAAACACAGGTTTAATATGGATCGAAACACCATCGAACCCTCTGTTAAAACTTACTGATATAAAGAAGGTGATCAGAATTGCGCATAAAAATGGCATTAAAGTAGCTTGTGACAATACTTTTGCTACGCCTGTATTCCAGCAGCCGCTTGTATTGGGTGCTGACCTTGTGATGCACAGCAGTACCAAATATTTCGGTGGCCATAGTGATTTGATGGGTGGCGTTTTAATAACCCCAGTAAAAGACGATTGGTGGGTAAAAATAAAACAGGTACAGGAAATGGGCGGCGCCATACCCTCTCCCATGGATTGCTACTACCTTGCACGCAGTATAAAAACCTTGCCTTACCGTATGGCAGGTCATGCAAAAAACGCGCAGTTATTAGCTGAATACCTGCAAAAACACCCAAAAGTTGAAGCGGTAATGTATCCGGGATTGCCTGAACATCCGCAACATGATATTGCTAAAGAGCAAATGCTGGGCTTTGGTGGGATGTTATCTGTTTGTATAAAAGGCGGCGAAGTTGAAGCCAGGCGAGTAATAAATAGCCTGGAATTATTTACTCAAGCCACCAGCCTTGGTGGTGTTGAAAGTTTGATAGAACACCGTGCATCTGTTGAAGGGCCGGATACCAAAACACCGTTTAATTTATTACGGGTATCAGTTGGATTGGAGCATATAGATGATCTGATCACAGATATGGAGCAGGCGTTGAGTAATTATTAA